From a single Eleginops maclovinus isolate JMC-PN-2008 ecotype Puerto Natales chromosome 18, JC_Emac_rtc_rv5, whole genome shotgun sequence genomic region:
- the LOC134880006 gene encoding ribonucleoside-diphosphate reductase large subunit, with translation MHVLKRDGRQERVMFDKITSRIQKLCYGLNSDFVDPTQITMKVIQGLYSGVTTVELDTLAAEITATLTTKHPDYAILAARIAVSNLHKETKKVFSDVMEDLYNYINPLNRRHSPMISKATLDLVLENKDRLNSAIIFDRDFSYNFFGFKTLERSYLLKINGKVAERPQHMLMRVSVGIHGANIDAAIETYNLLSEKWFTHASPTLFNAGTNRPQLSSCFLLAMKDDSIEGIYDTLKQCALISKSAGGIGVAVSNIRSTGSYIAGTNGNSNGLVPMLRVYNNTARYVDQGGNKRPGAFAMYLEPWHFDVFDFLELKKNTGKEEQRARDLFYALWIPDLFMKRVESNQDWSLMCPSECPGLDECWGEEFEKLYTSFEKEGRVKRVVKAQQLWHAIIESQTETGTPYMLYKDACNRKTNHQNLGTIKSSNLCTEIVEYTSHDEVAVCNLASIALNMYVTPERTFDFKKLAQVTKVIVKNLNKIIEINFYPVPEAEKSNKRHRPIGIGVQGLADAFILMRFPFESPEAQLLNTQIFETIYYAALEASCEEAAELGPYETYEGSPVSKGILQYDMWEKTPTDLLDWKLLKEKIAKHGVRNSLLLAPMPTASTAQILGNNESIEPYTSNIYTRRVLSGEFQIVNPHLLKDLTERGLWSEEMKNQLIGHNGSIQEIDGIPDDIKQLYKTVWEISQKTILKMAADRGAFIDQSQSLNIHIAEPNYGKLTSMHFYGWKQGLKTGMYYLRTKPAAAPIQFTLNKEQLKESQEQLKDSPEVKERNLAAMVCSLENRDDCLMCGS, from the exons ATGCATGTGCTTAAGCGAG atGGACGCCAGGAGCGCGTCATGTTCGATAAAATCACCTCCCGAATCCAGAAGCTATGCTACGGTCTGAACTCTGACTTTGTGGATCCGACCCAGATTACGATGAAGGTGATTCAGGGTTTGTACAGCGGCGTCACCACCGTGGAGCTCGACACGCTGGCCGCTGAGATCACCGCCACTCTCACAACCAAACACCCCGACTACGCCATCCTCGCCGCACGTATTGCCGTGTCAAACCTGCACAAAGAGACGAAGAAGGTGTTTAGCGACGTGATGGAGGACCTGTACAACTATATCAACCCATTAAATAGACGCCACTCTCCCATGATCTCCAAGGCGACGCTTGACCTCGTCCTTGAGAACAAAGACCGCCTCAACTCGGCCATCATCTTCGACAGAGATTTCTCCTACAACTTCTTCGGTTTCAAGACTCTGGAGCGGTCCTACCTGTTGAAAATCAACGGCAAAGTTGCGGAGCGCCCGCAGCATATGCTCATGAGAGTGTCTGTCGGGATCCACGGGGCGAACATCGACGCAGCCATCGAGACGTACAACCTGCTGTCGGAAAAGTGGTTCACCCATGCGTCCCCTACACTTTTCAATGCAGGCACCAACAGGCCTCAGCTGTCCAGCTGCTTCCTGCTCGCCATGAAGGATGACAGCATTGAAGGTATTTACGACACGCTGAAGCAATGCGCCCTCATCTCCAAATCCGCAGGAGGGATCGGAGTGGCAGTGAGTAACATTAGATCAACGGGGAGCTACATCGCCGGCACCAACGGCAACTCCAACGGGCTCGTCCCCATGCTGAGAGTTTACAACAACACGGCACGTTATGTTGACCAGGGCGGCAACAAGAGACCTGGCGCCTTCGCCATGTACCTGGAGCCCTGGCACTTTGATGTGTTTGACTTCCTGGAGCTGAAGAAGAACACGGGAAAGGAAGAGCAGAGAGCCAGAGACCTTTTCTACGCCCTGTGGATCCCCGACCTGTTCATGAAGAGGGTGGAGAGCAACCAGGACTGGTCCCTGATGTGTCCCAGCGAGTGCCCCGGGCTGGACGAGTGCTGGGGGGAGGAGTTTGAAAAGCTCTACACCTCCTTTGAGAAGGAGGGTCGGGTGAAGCGTGTGGTAAAGGCTCAGCAACTGTGGCACGCCATTATCGAGTCCCAGACAGAAACGGGTACGCCATACATGCTGTACAAAGACGCCTGCAACAGGAAGACCAACCACCAGAACCTGGGCACCATCAAGTCCAGCAACCTGTGCACAGAAATCGTcgaatacaccagccacgacGAGGTGGCCGTCTGTAATCTGGCGTCCATCGCTCTCAACATGTACGTCACCCCTGAGAGgacatttgactttaaaaaactAGCACAAGTCACCAAAGTCATCGTGAAAAACTTGAACAAGATCATCGAAATTAACTTCTATCCTGTGCCTGAGGCGGAGAAGTCCAACAAACGCCACCGGCCAATTGGAATTGGCGTACAGGGTCTGGCAGACGCCTTCATCCTAATGCGTTTCCCGTTTGAAAGCCCCGAGGCTCAGCTGCTGAACACCCAGATCTTTGAGACCATTTACTACGCTGCCCTGGAGGCGAGCTGCGAGGAGGCCGCTGAGCTCGGCCCCTACGAGACCTACGAGGGCTCCCCCGTCAGCAAAGGTATCCTGCAGTACGACATGTGGGAGAAGACGCCCACCGACCTGCTGGACTGGAAGCTGCTGAAGGAGAAGATCGCCAAGCACGGCGTGAGGAACAGTCTGCTGCTGGCCCCCATGCCCACCGCCTCCACCGCACAGATCCTGGGCAACAATGAGTCCATCGAGCCCTATACCAGCAACATCTACACCCGCAGAGTGCTCTCCGGAGAGTTCCAGATCGTCAATCCCCACCTTCTCAAAGACCTGACAGAGAGGGGGCTTTGGAGTGAGGAGATGAAGAACCAGCTGATCGGTCACAACGGCTCCATTCAG GAAATTGATGGGATTCCAGATGACATCAAGCAGCTGTATAAAACGGTTTGGGAAATCTCGCAGAAGACTATACTCAAGATGGCCGCCGACCGCGGTGCCTTCATCGACCAGAGCCAGTCCCTGAACATCCACATCGCAGAGCCAAACTACGGCAAGCTGACCAGCATGCACTTCTACGGCTGGAAACAA ggCCTGAAAACAGGGATGTACTACTTGAGGACGAAGCCGGCTGCGGCGCCTATCCAGTTCACACTGAACAAGGAGCAGCTGAAGGAGTCACAGGAGCAGCTGAAGGACTCGCCGGAGGTGAAGGAGCGTAACCTCGCTGCCATGGTGTGCTCTCTGGAGAACAGAGACGACTGCCTGATGTGTGGATCCTGA